The Coffea arabica cultivar ET-39 chromosome 1e, Coffea Arabica ET-39 HiFi, whole genome shotgun sequence genome has a window encoding:
- the LOC113713040 gene encoding uncharacterized protein At5g01610-like, with protein sequence MKKMLPFSHLSCLFLVLCCLSSAVQSNLESSSSIYEVLKCHGLPMGLLPKGVKNFTLDNSGKFEVHLDQACNAKFENELHYETNVSGTLSYGQIGELAGISAQDLFLWFPVKEIRVDIPSSGLIYFDVGVVSKQFSLSSFETPRDCTAVQLTDQIQDGKHILEAVSKSLLGKLRYQLDQGDFVRTVL encoded by the exons ATGAAAAAGATGCTTCCTTTCTCACACCTCAGTTGCCTATTCCTTGTACTCTGTTGCCTGTCATCAGCAGTACAATCGAACTTGGAATCATCTTCTTCAATCTATGAAGTACTAAAATGCCATGGCTTGCCAATGGGCTTACTCCCTAAGGGAGTCAAGAACTTCACTTTGGATAATTCTGGTAAATTTGAGGTGCACTTGGATCAAGCTTGCAATGCTAAATTTGAAAACGAATTGCACTACGAAACAAATGTTTCCGGTACTTTGAGCTACGGCCAGATCGGTGAGCTGGCTGGAATTTCAGCACAGGATTTGTTCTTGTGGTTTCCCGTTAAGGAAATCAGGGTGGATATACCTAGCTCCGGGTTGATTTATTTTGATGTTGGGGTGGTTTCTAAGCAGTTTTCTTTGTCCTCGTTTGAGACACCGAGGGATTGTACTGCTGTTCAGCTCACGGATCAGATTCAAGATGGGAAGCACATATTAGAGGCTGTTTCAAAG AGTCTCTTGGGGAAGCTCCGGTATCAGCTTGATCAGGGAGATTTTGTAAGGACTGTTCTGTAG